From the genome of Brevibacterium sp. JSBI002, one region includes:
- a CDS encoding phosphatase PAP2 family protein: MTRLRRWPYTFAMALALLVGAAAVFSSLFLDLPLRDPDGFLGPSYIRLPLLILGFIGAGLIVETVRRNGWRNLPTSVVDIAKKEWNAHRLLCIGAGLLSFYVCYVAYRNLKSVLPVYREGTLFDEQLFRLDHWLVGGNTPAVLLHELLGTGIAANLLSIAYLAYLPLIPISLGAVLVLNRRLAIGAWYTTMLSLNWVLGTVSYYLLPSVGPVFSHAEVFRALPDTGVSELQESLIDTRLDYLSNPIGSDSIQGVAAFASLHVSVTFAAALFMTLTKQHRAVQVFTWIFFGVTVVATIYFGWHYILDDIAGIGIGWASVALSAWVTGHRRVRRRPVAAASEPDSAPAAKPADSVSRAAGAIL; the protein is encoded by the coding sequence ATGACCAGATTGCGACGTTGGCCCTACACCTTTGCCATGGCGCTCGCCCTCCTCGTCGGAGCGGCCGCCGTGTTCTCGTCCCTCTTCCTCGACCTCCCGCTGCGGGACCCCGACGGCTTCCTCGGTCCCTCATACATCCGTCTGCCTCTGCTGATTCTCGGATTCATCGGCGCCGGGCTGATCGTGGAAACGGTGAGGCGAAACGGGTGGCGAAATCTGCCGACGTCGGTCGTCGACATCGCAAAGAAGGAGTGGAATGCCCACCGGCTGCTGTGCATCGGTGCCGGGCTGCTGAGTTTCTACGTCTGCTACGTCGCCTACCGCAATCTCAAGAGCGTGCTGCCGGTCTACCGCGAGGGCACCCTCTTCGATGAGCAGCTGTTCCGCCTCGACCATTGGCTCGTGGGCGGGAACACTCCGGCCGTGCTCCTGCACGAACTTCTGGGCACCGGCATCGCGGCGAACCTGCTGTCGATCGCCTACCTCGCCTACCTGCCGCTCATTCCGATCAGCCTCGGCGCGGTCCTCGTGCTCAATCGCAGACTCGCCATCGGCGCTTGGTATACGACGATGTTGAGCCTCAATTGGGTGCTCGGCACCGTCAGCTACTATCTCCTGCCGTCGGTCGGTCCCGTGTTCAGCCACGCCGAGGTCTTCCGGGCGCTGCCCGACACCGGAGTCAGTGAGCTCCAGGAATCCCTCATCGACACTCGCCTCGACTACCTCAGCAACCCGATCGGAAGCGATTCCATCCAGGGTGTCGCTGCGTTCGCTTCGCTTCACGTCTCCGTCACCTTCGCCGCAGCACTGTTCATGACGCTGACGAAACAGCATCGCGCCGTCCAGGTGTTCACCTGGATCTTCTTCGGTGTGACGGTCGTGGCCACCATCTACTTCGGATGGCATTACATCCTCGACGACATCGCGGGCATCGGCATCGGCTGGGCGTCGGTGGCGCTCTCCGCATGGGTGACCGGGCACCGCCGAGTTCGCCGACGGCCGGTCGCCGCAGCCTCCGAGCCTGATTCCGCGCCCGCCGCGAAGCCCGCGGATTCTGTCTCACGCGCCGCCGGGGCTATACTGTAA
- a CDS encoding cryptochrome/photolyase family protein, with protein sequence MSHDRESLTLVWFRDDLRVEDHEALTAACGDGQVIGLWIRECRSDDGLGPRPLGGAARWWAHESLRVLETELAQLGIPLLFAAGSAADIVPQAAADLKVDAVRWSRRYAPAARRLDAQIKTDLADAGRAVHSHTGALLVEPWTVSPQGGDFYKVFTPFFNAVRDRSVGDSLPAPRTQSSPTKAQRQAFAGHSWVRDLDDLGLLDGTDTGSGSFASARTPQWWRTTVAGHWNPGCREAARELDCLSDGLDGYADSHDVPADPDSTSGLSPRLRFGELSPRQLLAAALDIPEVRDDDRQAWIRQLYWREFSWHLTYHLPAVESEPMRPEFASFPYEDDPEALDHWCSGTTGIDLVDAGMAQLWQTGWMHNRVRMATASFLTKNLLIHWWHGEQWFWDTLVDADEANNPVSWQWVAGCGADAAPYFRIFNPERQRERFDPDYEYVGRWLGRGPGGLSRAERSQGDLEPIVDLKASRQAALAAYDRMKSGAK encoded by the coding sequence ATGAGCCACGACCGCGAGTCCCTCACCCTCGTCTGGTTCCGCGACGACCTGCGCGTCGAGGACCACGAGGCCCTGACAGCGGCCTGCGGCGACGGGCAGGTGATCGGCCTCTGGATCAGAGAGTGCCGCAGCGACGACGGCCTGGGCCCACGCCCGTTAGGCGGGGCGGCCCGGTGGTGGGCGCACGAATCGCTGCGCGTCCTGGAGACCGAACTCGCACAGCTCGGCATCCCGCTGCTCTTCGCAGCAGGCTCGGCCGCCGACATCGTCCCGCAGGCGGCTGCGGACCTGAAAGTCGATGCTGTGCGCTGGTCGCGCCGTTATGCGCCGGCTGCACGTCGCCTCGACGCGCAGATCAAGACGGACCTGGCTGATGCCGGTCGTGCCGTGCACTCCCATACCGGCGCGCTGCTCGTCGAGCCTTGGACGGTCAGCCCTCAGGGCGGTGACTTCTACAAGGTCTTCACGCCGTTCTTCAACGCTGTGCGCGATCGCAGCGTCGGCGACAGCCTCCCGGCGCCGCGCACACAGAGTTCTCCGACGAAGGCCCAGCGACAGGCTTTCGCCGGGCACTCCTGGGTGCGCGACCTCGACGATCTCGGTCTTCTCGACGGGACCGACACGGGCTCGGGCAGCTTCGCCTCGGCGAGGACTCCACAGTGGTGGCGGACGACCGTGGCCGGGCATTGGAACCCCGGGTGCAGGGAAGCGGCCCGTGAGCTCGACTGCTTGAGCGACGGGCTCGACGGCTACGCAGATTCTCACGATGTCCCCGCAGACCCTGACAGCACGTCAGGCCTGTCGCCGCGACTGCGCTTCGGCGAACTCTCCCCCCGCCAGCTGCTGGCAGCGGCCCTGGACATACCGGAGGTGAGGGACGATGATCGGCAGGCTTGGATCCGGCAGCTCTACTGGCGGGAGTTCTCCTGGCACCTGACCTATCACCTGCCGGCCGTCGAATCCGAACCGATGCGACCTGAATTCGCGTCCTTCCCCTATGAGGACGACCCCGAGGCACTCGACCACTGGTGCAGCGGCACGACCGGGATCGACCTCGTCGATGCCGGCATGGCTCAGCTGTGGCAGACCGGATGGATGCACAATCGAGTGCGGATGGCCACGGCGAGCTTTCTCACGAAGAATCTGCTGATCCACTGGTGGCACGGCGAGCAGTGGTTCTGGGACACGCTGGTCGACGCCGATGAAGCCAACAACCCGGTCTCGTGGCAATGGGTGGCCGGGTGCGGAGCCGATGCGGCTCCATATTTTCGGATCTTCAATCCCGAACGCCAACGTGAGCGTTTCGATCCCGACTACGAGTACGTGGGCAGGTGGTTGGGCCGCGGTCCGGGCGGTCTCTCTCGGGCGGAACGCTCGCAGGGTGATCTCGAGCCGATCGTCGATCTCAAGGCATCGCGCCAGGCGGCATTGGCCGCCTATGACCGGATGAAGAGTGGGGCGAAATGA
- a CDS encoding DEAD/DEAH box helicase: MTGSGCLPPIHGTGTPSGTSKGHPITTSQTRTNPRSTRTHGGSNRNTNTSSTGNRAKKAASAPTSFADLGVPAKLVDSLDREGKTQAFPIQQDTLPDTLAGRDVLGRGKTGSGKTLAFSIPLVARLSESGKGSQKFRHPRGLVLAPTRELATQITEVIDPLAKAVGLRTTTIFGGVKQRRQEVALKAGVDIVVACPGRLEDLLQQDILTLENIEVTILDEADHMADLGFLPGVTRILNQTPAEGQRMFFSATLDNDVDKLVRRFLHNEVLHSVDEATSHVSAMTHHVFEVSVDDKNELVHKLASGTGRRILFTRTKHRAKRFARQLTAAGIPAVDLHGNLSQGARDRNLAAFTDGEAKVLVATDIAARGVHVDSVELVVHVDPPTEHKAYLHRSGRTARAGSAGDVVTVMTAEERKDTQILLRKAAIKATPQKVNAESPEVTELVGEIAEFVAPQPKEPVQPRRKTEPSTSNGRSSRRRRGGRGGRGGSSGRGDAGNGGSDRSRENSGATGGGRSGESRRSESGGRGRGAGHTGERNRRRENSRGGRSGNGRSGGQRAESSGRQPSSHRASESRGTSPETRRRNRTRAGGSQQVYSTSS; this comes from the coding sequence ATGACCGGAAGCGGCTGCCTGCCACCTATTCACGGCACCGGCACGCCCTCCGGCACGTCGAAGGGCCATCCCATCACTACTTCACAGACACGCACCAATCCCCGCAGCACCCGCACCCACGGAGGCAGCAACCGGAACACCAACACAAGCAGCACCGGCAATCGCGCGAAGAAAGCCGCCTCGGCGCCCACCTCGTTCGCCGACCTCGGTGTTCCCGCCAAGCTCGTCGACTCCCTCGACCGTGAAGGCAAGACCCAGGCCTTCCCCATCCAGCAGGACACTCTGCCCGACACGCTGGCCGGCCGTGATGTGCTCGGCCGCGGAAAGACCGGGTCCGGCAAGACCCTGGCGTTCTCCATTCCGCTCGTCGCTCGCCTGTCCGAATCCGGCAAGGGTTCGCAGAAGTTCCGCCATCCGCGCGGGCTCGTCCTGGCTCCCACCCGTGAGCTCGCCACGCAGATCACCGAGGTCATCGATCCGTTGGCCAAGGCCGTGGGCCTGCGGACGACGACGATCTTCGGCGGCGTCAAGCAGCGTCGCCAGGAGGTCGCACTCAAGGCCGGAGTCGATATCGTCGTGGCCTGCCCGGGTCGCCTCGAGGACCTGCTCCAGCAGGACATCCTCACGCTCGAGAACATCGAGGTCACCATCCTCGACGAGGCCGACCACATGGCTGACCTCGGGTTCCTGCCCGGAGTCACCCGAATCCTCAACCAGACCCCGGCTGAGGGACAGCGGATGTTCTTCTCCGCCACCTTGGACAACGACGTCGACAAACTCGTCCGTCGTTTCCTCCACAACGAGGTCCTCCACTCCGTCGATGAGGCGACCTCCCACGTATCGGCCATGACCCACCACGTGTTCGAGGTGTCGGTCGACGACAAGAACGAACTCGTACACAAGCTCGCCTCCGGCACGGGCCGCCGCATCCTCTTCACCCGCACGAAGCACCGGGCCAAGCGCTTCGCCCGCCAACTCACGGCAGCCGGTATCCCCGCTGTCGACCTGCACGGCAATCTGTCGCAGGGTGCGCGCGACCGCAACCTCGCCGCGTTCACCGATGGTGAGGCGAAGGTGCTCGTGGCCACAGACATCGCCGCCCGCGGCGTCCACGTCGACTCCGTCGAGCTCGTCGTCCACGTCGATCCCCCGACCGAGCACAAGGCGTACCTGCACCGCTCCGGTCGCACCGCACGTGCCGGCAGCGCCGGTGACGTCGTCACGGTGATGACCGCCGAAGAACGCAAGGACACTCAGATCCTCCTGCGCAAGGCCGCCATCAAGGCGACCCCGCAGAAGGTCAACGCAGAGTCCCCCGAGGTGACCGAGCTCGTCGGTGAGATCGCCGAGTTCGTCGCCCCGCAGCCGAAGGAACCCGTCCAGCCGCGCAGGAAGACCGAACCTTCCACGTCGAATGGTCGTTCATCCCGCCGTCGCCGAGGTGGCCGTGGCGGACGCGGCGGAAGCTCGGGTCGCGGTGACGCCGGCAACGGCGGCAGCGACCGCAGCCGTGAGAACTCGGGCGCCACCGGTGGCGGTCGCAGCGGCGAATCGCGTCGCAGCGAGAGCGGCGGCCGCGGCCGGGGCGCCGGGCACACCGGCGAAAGAAATCGTCGTCGCGAGAACTCCCGCGGCGGCCGCTCCGGCAATGGCCGCTCGGGCGGTCAGCGCGCGGAATCTTCGGGTCGTCAGCCGAGCAGCCACCGCGCGTCCGAATCCCGCGGCACCAGTCCCGAGACTCGTCGCCGCAACCGCACCCGTGCCGGAGGCTCGCAGCAGGTCTACTCGACCAGCAGCTGA
- a CDS encoding deoxyguanosinetriphosphate triphosphohydrolase family protein, which translates to MERQRFHLSGGRDRNVAEEARPGEDEFRVDIERIRFSPFFSRLASVTQVIPQAGSGTVIHNRLTHSLKVSAVARSIAITLNNADEGTRETVNRLGGCDPVVVQAAAAAHDLGHPPFGHLGEKELDRVSRQVLRLEDGFEGNAQTFRILTALDSCEATARGLNLTRAIRAAVLKYPWERGEWTGDRASSAARMPRGVGDDVSEGAMKFSAYDTEVEEMADVLSAFPAIGKYQQTLECAVMDVADDIAYAVHDLDDFYRSNVLQYTAVSAELGRWLRDHRELAALDSSELDRRRPGHALEAIRRHIGEKDPWIASEEAFRESVERVNRDLVEGLLGVPYDGGLEADRAVTGFTRRWIDRLQASIVVDPDPHIRSGHVRLSQEAWHDVVVLKFVHSRFVLERSDLAVYQRGQTRIIASLVEGFHEWLLDPDEVTRIPRRLVDSVEAATQEYSDLYARNPEALGEEGAAGIVRRGRARAVVDYIASFTDAQAMSVNALITGASEEPWEAGRGL; encoded by the coding sequence ATGGAACGACAGAGATTTCACTTGTCCGGAGGTCGCGATCGCAATGTCGCCGAGGAGGCCCGCCCCGGAGAGGACGAGTTCCGCGTCGATATCGAACGGATCCGGTTCTCCCCGTTCTTCTCCCGCCTGGCTTCGGTCACCCAGGTCATTCCGCAGGCCGGTTCCGGTACCGTCATCCACAACCGGCTGACGCATTCGCTCAAGGTCTCCGCGGTGGCCCGGTCGATCGCGATCACGTTGAACAACGCTGACGAAGGGACTCGGGAAACGGTCAACCGCCTAGGCGGGTGTGATCCGGTTGTCGTCCAGGCGGCCGCGGCCGCCCACGATCTGGGGCACCCTCCGTTCGGCCACCTCGGCGAGAAGGAACTCGACCGGGTGTCGCGGCAGGTGCTGCGCCTCGAGGACGGGTTCGAGGGGAATGCGCAGACGTTTCGGATCCTCACCGCCCTCGACAGCTGCGAGGCCACGGCGCGCGGTCTCAACCTCACACGTGCGATTCGGGCCGCGGTGCTCAAATACCCGTGGGAGCGCGGGGAATGGACCGGCGACCGGGCGTCGTCGGCGGCACGGATGCCACGCGGAGTCGGCGACGATGTCAGTGAGGGCGCCATGAAATTCTCCGCCTACGACACTGAGGTCGAAGAGATGGCGGACGTGCTCTCGGCGTTCCCGGCGATCGGGAAGTATCAGCAGACGCTCGAGTGCGCGGTCATGGACGTCGCTGACGACATTGCCTACGCGGTGCACGACCTGGACGACTTCTACCGGTCGAACGTGCTGCAGTACACGGCTGTGTCCGCTGAGCTTGGGCGGTGGCTGCGCGATCATCGCGAGTTGGCGGCGCTCGATTCGTCCGAGCTGGATCGGCGCCGTCCCGGCCATGCCCTCGAAGCAATACGGCGACACATCGGGGAGAAGGACCCGTGGATTGCCTCGGAGGAGGCGTTCCGGGAGTCGGTGGAGCGGGTCAACCGGGATCTCGTCGAGGGACTCCTCGGCGTCCCCTACGACGGGGGATTGGAAGCGGACCGGGCGGTCACCGGGTTCACCCGGCGGTGGATCGACCGGTTGCAGGCCTCCATCGTCGTCGACCCGGATCCGCATATCCGCAGCGGTCACGTGCGGCTGAGCCAGGAGGCTTGGCACGATGTCGTGGTGCTGAAGTTCGTGCATTCGCGGTTCGTGCTCGAACGGTCTGACCTGGCCGTGTATCAGCGTGGGCAGACGCGGATCATCGCGTCCTTGGTCGAGGGATTCCACGAGTGGCTGCTCGACCCGGATGAAGTCACGCGGATTCCCCGGCGTCTGGTCGATTCCGTCGAGGCGGCCACGCAGGAGTATTCGGATCTGTACGCGCGCAACCCCGAAGCGCTGGGGGAGGAGGGCGCGGCCGGGATCGTAAGGCGTGGTCGAGCACGGGCGGTTGTCGACTACATCGCCTCGTTCACCGATGCGCAGGCGATGTCGGTCAACGCCCTGATCACCGGTGCCTCGGAAGAGCCGTGGGAGGCCGGGCGCGGGTTGTAG
- a CDS encoding AI-2E family transporter, producing the protein MTEGPLNAPPNRDDPIPEGLRLGARFTGYLLVIIAGITVAIFVALQVAQIVVPFLAGLVLSALLVPMSTFLQRHRWPKWLAVVTVWVVVLGLLAGLVLLITFQIRSEIPEIQKQVATTLDAAKQLLATQPFGITEAKLNDLVDSSGKWLQDNAAGLGSGAAEVGTTAAHVIEGVIIILFVTLFALIDGRGIWTWVVNIWPKKAHARIFAAGEAGWKTLTNFIRIQLVVAASDAIGIGVGALILGVPLAVPIAMVVFLGAFVPFVGAIVGGAVAVGLALLFNGWVHGLIMLAIVVVVQQLESHVLQPWLTGPTVKIHPLAVILGVTAGAAVAGIAGAFFSVPVIATLNAMIHAAKDYRVGQR; encoded by the coding sequence ATGACAGAAGGTCCATTGAACGCGCCTCCGAATCGCGATGACCCGATACCCGAGGGACTCAGACTCGGTGCCCGCTTCACCGGATACCTGCTGGTGATCATCGCGGGAATCACAGTCGCGATCTTCGTGGCACTGCAGGTCGCACAGATCGTCGTTCCATTCCTGGCCGGGCTCGTGCTCTCTGCCCTCCTGGTCCCCATGTCGACGTTCCTGCAGCGGCATCGGTGGCCGAAATGGTTGGCGGTGGTCACCGTGTGGGTGGTCGTCCTGGGCCTGTTGGCCGGGCTCGTCCTCCTCATCACCTTTCAGATCAGAAGTGAGATACCTGAGATCCAGAAGCAGGTGGCGACGACCCTGGACGCGGCGAAGCAGCTCTTGGCCACGCAGCCGTTCGGAATCACCGAAGCCAAACTCAACGACCTCGTCGATTCCTCGGGGAAGTGGCTGCAGGACAACGCCGCCGGTCTCGGCTCCGGTGCCGCCGAGGTGGGCACGACGGCGGCTCATGTCATCGAAGGCGTCATCATCATCCTGTTCGTCACCCTCTTCGCGCTCATCGACGGGCGCGGCATCTGGACCTGGGTCGTCAACATCTGGCCGAAGAAGGCGCATGCGCGGATCTTCGCGGCCGGTGAGGCCGGTTGGAAGACGCTGACGAACTTCATTCGGATCCAGCTGGTCGTCGCGGCCAGCGATGCGATCGGAATCGGAGTGGGTGCTCTGATCCTCGGCGTCCCCTTGGCGGTGCCGATCGCCATGGTGGTCTTCCTCGGTGCCTTCGTGCCGTTCGTCGGAGCGATCGTGGGCGGAGCGGTCGCGGTCGGCTTGGCGCTGCTCTTCAACGGGTGGGTGCACGGCCTGATCATGCTCGCGATCGTCGTCGTCGTCCAACAGCTCGAAAGCCACGTTCTGCAGCCGTGGCTGACAGGGCCCACAGTGAAGATCCACCCCCTGGCTGTGATCCTCGGGGTGACAGCGGGAGCAGCGGTGGCGGGCATCGCCGGGGCCTTCTTCTCCGTGCCGGTCATCGCGACTCTCAATGCGATGATCCACGCGGCCAAGGACTACAGAGTGGGACAGCGTTGA
- a CDS encoding peptidyl-tRNA hydrolase produces the protein MTEHMRRHETDHEIPWSLPIVVRRSKTAIARHIDVLEATSRAVVTFLDDPRSQPGGDWNEAVEYWRDGAIRKVVRRGDGKKLEDARALGCVSVTFGGTDDFAPAEAFVFAPGPVEPLPHELKKLQVGGTEFPDEGESSIPAAEAVVTIELSPELTLTTGKAAAQCGHAAQLAFEQMPDDVRERWRESGFSLRVQTATKDAWAANDQQVSVVDAGFTEVDGPTETVRARW, from the coding sequence TTGACCGAACACATGCGCAGGCACGAGACCGACCACGAAATCCCTTGGTCACTGCCGATCGTCGTGCGCCGGTCCAAGACCGCCATCGCTCGCCACATCGATGTCCTCGAGGCCACCTCTCGTGCTGTCGTGACCTTCCTCGACGATCCGCGCTCACAGCCGGGCGGGGACTGGAATGAGGCCGTCGAATACTGGCGTGACGGAGCGATCCGCAAGGTCGTGCGCCGTGGCGACGGGAAGAAACTCGAGGACGCACGGGCACTCGGGTGCGTGAGCGTGACCTTCGGCGGCACCGACGATTTCGCTCCCGCCGAGGCGTTCGTCTTCGCACCCGGCCCCGTCGAACCCCTGCCGCATGAGCTGAAGAAGCTGCAGGTCGGCGGCACCGAATTCCCGGATGAGGGCGAATCCTCGATCCCCGCCGCCGAGGCGGTCGTGACCATCGAACTCTCACCCGAGCTGACGCTGACGACCGGGAAGGCCGCCGCGCAATGCGGACACGCCGCGCAGCTGGCGTTCGAGCAGATGCCCGACGACGTGCGAGAGCGCTGGCGCGAGTCCGGTTTCAGCCTGCGCGTGCAGACTGCGACGAAGGACGCGTGGGCGGCGAACGACCAGCAGGTCAGCGTCGTCGACGCCGGCTTCACGGAAGTCGATGGGCCGACCGAAACCGTCCGCGCCCGGTGGTGA
- a CDS encoding alpha/beta hydrolase fold domain-containing protein, translating into MTVDPALTEALLATIPADIVASMSPQMREVMAVQATRADECRRAGEACAAAAGDLSPAARSLAAKRAEYRTERTLWNEGGPTMARTDDHHIRTAGIDVPIRIHRPTSEAVLPGLVFLHGGGFSLGDLDTHDRIMRVLAAAGGFAVIGVDYSLSPEVKFPQALHECAGVVDHLAGHGEDFGIDGARLAISGDSAGAVLTLGAGLLLRDEPETIGASPASFSALRALLPIYGSHGLIDSASRRLYGGDWDGMGIHDLSNLLDDYLPTPEDERSPFVAHLTADLSGLPPVFVAAAGLDPLRDDSRALARTLQRAGNDVRFEEYPDVLHSFLHFGRILDDTTTVLHNAAAFAAHHLN; encoded by the coding sequence GTGACCGTCGACCCCGCGCTCACCGAAGCGCTGCTGGCCACCATCCCTGCCGACATCGTGGCATCGATGTCGCCACAGATGCGCGAGGTCATGGCCGTCCAGGCCACTCGGGCCGACGAGTGCCGCCGAGCCGGCGAGGCCTGCGCCGCTGCCGCCGGTGACCTCTCCCCTGCCGCTCGATCCTTGGCCGCCAAACGCGCCGAATACCGGACCGAACGCACGCTGTGGAACGAAGGTGGCCCAACCATGGCCCGCACGGATGATCACCACATCCGCACCGCCGGGATCGACGTTCCGATCCGCATCCATCGCCCCACCTCCGAGGCGGTCCTTCCCGGGCTCGTGTTCCTCCACGGCGGTGGGTTCAGCCTCGGCGACCTCGATACACATGACCGGATCATGCGCGTGCTCGCCGCGGCCGGCGGCTTCGCCGTGATCGGAGTCGACTATTCGCTGTCGCCGGAGGTGAAGTTCCCGCAGGCACTGCACGAGTGCGCCGGGGTCGTTGACCACCTCGCCGGCCACGGTGAGGATTTCGGCATCGACGGCGCACGCCTGGCCATCTCCGGGGATTCGGCTGGGGCGGTTCTCACCCTCGGCGCAGGTCTGCTTCTGCGCGATGAACCGGAGACCATCGGGGCGAGTCCCGCGAGCTTCTCGGCTCTGCGCGCCCTCCTGCCCATCTACGGCAGCCACGGTCTCATCGACTCGGCCAGTCGCAGGCTCTACGGCGGCGACTGGGACGGCATGGGCATCCACGACCTCAGCAACCTCCTCGACGACTACCTGCCGACCCCGGAGGACGAACGTTCACCGTTCGTCGCGCACCTCACCGCCGATCTCTCCGGTCTGCCCCCGGTGTTCGTCGCGGCCGCCGGGCTCGATCCGCTGCGCGATGACAGCCGGGCATTGGCCAGGACCCTGCAGCGGGCAGGCAACGACGTCCGCTTCGAGGAGTATCCGGATGTGCTCCATTCGTTCCTCCACTTCGGTCGGATCCTCGACGACACAACCACGGTGCTCCACAACGCTGCGGCTTTCGCTGCACACCATCTGAACTGA
- a CDS encoding YihY/virulence factor BrkB family protein, whose product MRIVKGALRRLLDDECLDRAAGLSFYALLSAAPAILAMVSLLGVVGEAESTTKAVLSLVHGVSAEAATAIRPLIVELTESSAAGVTLIGSLLLAIWSSSKYIGALGRALNAVYRVEETRPYWKFKPLMLLMTVVTLTVLAALGLLLVLSGPIAETLGELIGMGAVALLIWNVVRWPVFVFFVMLLIALLYYVTPNVRQPRFRWVSLGAFVALLVLLAVSACFVLYINNFSSYNVTYGSIGGVIVGLAWVWMVNLSLLLGAEFDAEIERERQRQSDGDADVLFRRPRGGGRSDRGSQERPADSSHSSQGHPGDGTHGSPGRRNQVTGR is encoded by the coding sequence GTGCGAATCGTCAAGGGCGCTCTTCGGCGTCTGCTCGACGACGAGTGCCTCGACAGAGCAGCCGGGCTGAGCTTCTACGCTCTGCTCTCTGCTGCCCCGGCGATCCTCGCCATGGTGTCGCTGCTCGGCGTGGTCGGGGAAGCCGAGTCGACCACGAAGGCGGTGCTCTCCCTGGTCCACGGAGTCTCGGCCGAGGCGGCCACGGCGATCCGCCCGCTCATCGTCGAACTCACCGAGTCGTCTGCGGCCGGAGTCACCCTCATCGGCAGCCTGCTGCTGGCGATCTGGTCGTCGTCGAAATACATCGGCGCGCTCGGTCGTGCCCTGAACGCTGTCTACCGGGTCGAGGAGACCAGACCGTATTGGAAGTTCAAGCCGCTCATGCTCCTGATGACCGTGGTCACGCTTACCGTCCTGGCCGCTCTGGGGCTGCTGCTCGTGCTGTCCGGGCCCATCGCCGAAACGCTCGGCGAGCTCATCGGAATGGGCGCGGTTGCCCTGCTGATCTGGAACGTGGTCAGATGGCCGGTCTTCGTCTTCTTCGTCATGCTGCTCATCGCCCTGCTCTACTACGTGACCCCGAACGTCAGGCAGCCGAGGTTCCGGTGGGTCAGCCTCGGTGCGTTCGTCGCGCTGCTCGTGCTGCTTGCCGTGTCGGCCTGCTTCGTGCTCTACATCAACAATTTCAGCAGCTACAACGTCACCTATGGGTCGATCGGGGGAGTGATCGTCGGGCTCGCCTGGGTGTGGATGGTCAACCTCTCGCTGCTCCTCGGCGCCGAGTTCGACGCCGAGATCGAACGCGAGCGGCAACGGCAGTCCGACGGTGACGCAGACGTGCTGTTCCGACGGCCGAGGGGAGGCGGTCGTTCGGATCGCGGCAGCCAGGAGCGTCCTGCTGACAGCAGTCACAGCAGCCAGGGCCACCCTGGTGACGGCACTCACGGCAGCCCTGGGCGAAGGAACCAGGTCACGGGCCGCTGA